From Gottschalkia purinilytica, one genomic window encodes:
- a CDS encoding YitT family protein, with product MKNIPWYKNILNYIGITIGTFIMAFAIKGFIEPNGFAPGGVTGIGIMTTKVTNGLIQIWLTNLLIDIPLFIAGVFIVGKAFGVKTFYGIIMLSFFMWIIPTTHATNDFLLASIFGGALMGLGSGIVFRSGGTTGGTDLAGVMLNKKFPHFNISTFMMMIDFTVIVMSGFVSMNLEIPLYSIITLYVTIKVIDIMLAGLSYSKAFFIISENSDKMGSMILNELERGVTVLKGRGFYSGNDKDIILCAVTRSQIYKLKKIVHSIDSNAFIIVTDINEVLGEGFKDFKIE from the coding sequence TTGAAAAATATTCCATGGTATAAGAATATACTTAATTACATAGGTATCACTATAGGAACTTTTATTATGGCTTTTGCCATTAAGGGTTTTATAGAACCAAATGGATTTGCTCCTGGAGGAGTAACTGGAATAGGAATCATGACAACGAAAGTTACTAATGGTTTAATACAGATATGGCTTACTAATCTATTAATAGATATTCCTTTATTTATAGCGGGAGTTTTTATAGTAGGAAAAGCTTTTGGCGTAAAAACTTTTTACGGAATTATAATGCTATCTTTTTTTATGTGGATTATTCCTACTACACATGCAACCAATGATTTTTTACTAGCTTCCATATTTGGTGGTGCTTTAATGGGACTAGGATCAGGGATAGTATTTAGATCAGGAGGAACCACAGGTGGTACTGATTTAGCGGGTGTAATGTTGAACAAAAAATTCCCACATTTTAATATATCGACTTTTATGATGATGATAGATTTTACAGTTATAGTAATGTCAGGATTTGTTAGTATGAATTTAGAAATACCTTTATACTCAATTATAACTCTTTATGTTACAATAAAGGTAATTGATATAATGTTAGCTGGGCTTAGCTATAGTAAAGCGTTTTTCATAATTTCAGAAAACTCAGATAAGATGGGAAGTATGATTTTAAATGAACTAGAAAGAGGAGTAACAGTACTAAAAGGTAGAGGTTTTTATAGTGGTAATGATAAAGATATAATTCTATGCGCAGTTACTAGATCACAAATATACAAACTCAAAAAAATTGTTCACTCTATAGATTCAAATGCATTTATAATAGTTACAGATATCAATGAAGTCTTAGGAGAAGGATTTAAAGACTTTAAAATAGAATAG
- the csaB gene encoding polysaccharide pyruvyl transferase CsaB gives MENKRKVLISGYYGFNNSGDDAILKAIVNDLKRLDKNIEISVLSGTPEATEKIYKIKAINRINFFKVVKAINEADLLISGGGSLLQDVTSTRSILYYLAVMAIAKILRKSVMVYANGIGPINKKINRFLTRVILNNVDLITLRDYNSKKTLEDLNVKKKCLVTSDPVFTLIPSEDKRINDILESEKIPTDKKLIGISIRDWENSENLKRIVAETIHFIKNKYDANIIFIPMHYPEDLKISNDIAKMAKNNSCYVLKNNYSVEDIMGIVSKLEFIIAMRLHSLIYAATQSVPMIGITYDPKIDGFLDLIELEYRCDINTLELEDLCDKVEKVWNNREVIKENLYKLNENLKDKALDNVMLALDILKIRREKYE, from the coding sequence ATGGAGAATAAAAGAAAAGTACTAATATCTGGATACTATGGATTTAACAATAGTGGAGATGATGCTATACTCAAAGCTATCGTTAATGATTTAAAAAGGTTAGATAAAAATATAGAAATTTCTGTTCTTTCTGGGACTCCTGAAGCTACTGAAAAAATATACAAAATTAAAGCTATAAATAGGATAAACTTTTTTAAAGTGGTAAAAGCTATAAATGAAGCAGACTTACTTATAAGTGGTGGAGGGAGTCTTTTACAAGACGTTACAAGTACAAGATCTATACTGTACTATCTAGCGGTTATGGCCATTGCTAAAATTTTACGAAAATCTGTTATGGTGTATGCCAATGGAATAGGACCTATAAATAAAAAAATTAATAGGTTCTTGACCAGGGTTATATTAAATAATGTTGATTTAATAACGTTGAGAGACTATAATTCAAAGAAGACATTAGAAGATTTAAACGTAAAAAAGAAATGTCTTGTAACATCAGACCCTGTTTTTACATTAATACCGTCAGAAGATAAAAGGATAAATGATATTTTAGAATCTGAAAAAATTCCTACAGATAAAAAGTTAATCGGAATATCAATTAGAGACTGGGAAAATAGTGAAAATTTAAAGAGAATAGTTGCAGAAACTATTCATTTTATAAAGAATAAATATGATGCAAATATCATATTTATACCTATGCACTATCCAGAAGATTTAAAAATAAGTAATGATATTGCTAAGATGGCAAAAAACAACTCTTGTTATGTTCTCAAAAATAACTATAGTGTTGAAGATATTATGGGAATAGTAAGCAAACTAGAGTTTATAATAGCAATGAGACTACATTCTCTAATATATGCTGCTACTCAATCAGTTCCAATGATAGGAATAACATATGATCCTAAGATAGATGGATTTTTAGATCTAATAGAACTTGAATATAGATGTGATATAAATACTCTAGAATTAGAAGATTTGTGTGATAAAGTAGAAAAAGTTTGGAATAATAGAGAAGTAATTAAAGAAAACTTATATAAGTTGAATGAAAACTTAAAAGATAAAGCTCTTGATAATGTAATGTTGGCTTTAGACATTTTAAAGATTAGGAGAGAAAAATATGAATAA
- a CDS encoding WecB/TagA/CpsF family glycosyltransferase has translation MNNIIKILGVDVNKITLDEATNKIKEFLNEDETKVVYTPNTEIIMETRKDQELKSILNEGNLVVPDGIGLVYASRIKKKPLPERVTGFDLSVKILEVANELGYSLYLLGGKEGVSEEAALKIKEKYPNIKIAGCHNGYFKGTHTGHIKHEEENKIINEINASGADILFVGFGAPKQEKWIKENKDSLNCKVIIGNGGTIDVLAGKVKRAPEIYQKLGLEWLYRLIKEPKRIKRQIVLPLFILIVLFSRDNVVE, from the coding sequence ATGAATAACATTATTAAGATATTAGGAGTAGACGTAAATAAAATAACATTAGATGAAGCCACAAATAAAATAAAAGAATTTTTAAATGAAGATGAAACCAAAGTTGTATATACGCCTAATACTGAGATAATCATGGAAACTAGAAAAGACCAAGAACTAAAAAGTATATTAAATGAAGGAAATTTAGTAGTTCCAGATGGTATAGGATTAGTATATGCTTCTAGAATAAAAAAGAAACCATTACCAGAAAGAGTTACAGGATTTGATTTATCAGTAAAAATTTTGGAAGTAGCAAATGAATTAGGGTATAGCTTGTATCTACTAGGAGGAAAAGAAGGTGTTTCGGAAGAGGCAGCTTTAAAAATAAAAGAAAAATATCCTAACATAAAAATTGCTGGATGTCATAATGGGTATTTTAAAGGAACTCATACTGGACATATTAAACATGAAGAAGAAAATAAAATTATAAATGAAATAAATGCTTCAGGTGCTGATATACTATTTGTAGGATTTGGAGCACCTAAACAAGAAAAATGGATAAAGGAAAATAAGGATAGTTTAAACTGTAAAGTTATAATAGGAAACGGTGGAACTATTGATGTATTAGCTGGGAAAGTTAAAAGGGCTCCTGAAATATACCAAAAACTAGGATTAGAATGGTTATATAGATTGATAAAAGAGCCTAAAAGAATAAAAAGACAAATAGTACTTCCCCTATTTATACTTATTGTACTCTTTTCGAGAGACAATGTTGTAGAATAG
- a CDS encoding transketolase family protein, which translates to MTAKAMATRDAYGEALKELGKINKNVVVLDADLSKSTKTAEFQKEFPERFINVGIAEQNLIGTAAGLSTTGKIPFASSFAMFATGRAFEIIRNSVAYPKLNVKVAATHAGLTVGEDGASHQALEDISIMRTIPNMVVINPADGIEAKKAILKLAEHVGPAYIRLGRSKVPVIFDESNYEFEIGKGIQISDGNDVTIIGTGIMVSMALEAKEILSKEGINARVINIHTIKPIDQDIIIKSAKETGAIVTAEEHNVIGGLGSAVAEVISENYPVPLIRVGVNDTFGESGSGDDLLKKYGLTPENIAESARKVVLKKKK; encoded by the coding sequence ATGACAGCAAAAGCTATGGCTACAAGAGATGCTTATGGAGAAGCTCTAAAAGAATTAGGTAAAATAAATAAAAATGTTGTTGTACTAGATGCTGACTTATCAAAATCAACGAAGACAGCAGAATTTCAAAAAGAATTTCCTGAAAGATTTATAAATGTGGGAATAGCGGAGCAAAACTTAATAGGAACAGCAGCAGGACTTTCAACTACTGGAAAAATACCTTTTGCTAGTTCTTTTGCTATGTTTGCCACTGGAAGAGCTTTTGAAATCATAAGAAATTCAGTTGCTTACCCAAAACTAAATGTAAAGGTTGCTGCTACTCATGCAGGACTTACTGTTGGAGAAGACGGAGCATCGCATCAGGCTTTAGAAGATATAAGTATAATGAGAACAATACCTAATATGGTTGTTATAAACCCAGCTGACGGAATTGAAGCTAAAAAAGCTATTTTAAAATTAGCAGAGCATGTTGGTCCTGCTTATATAAGATTAGGAAGAAGTAAGGTACCAGTAATATTTGATGAAAGTAACTATGAATTCGAAATTGGAAAAGGGATTCAAATATCAGATGGAAATGATGTAACTATAATAGGAACAGGAATTATGGTATCTATGGCATTAGAAGCTAAAGAGATATTATCAAAAGAAGGGATTAATGCTAGAGTTATAAATATACATACAATAAAGCCTATAGATCAAGATATTATAATAAAATCAGCAAAAGAAACAGGTGCAATAGTGACAGCAGAAGAACACAATGTAATAGGTGGACTAGGAAGTGCTGTTGCAGAAGTTATTTCTGAAAATTACCCAGTTCCTTTAATTAGAGTTGGAGTTAATGATACTTTCGGCGAATCTGGAAGTGGTGATGACTTATTGAAGAAATATGGTCTTACTCCTGAAAATATTGCTGAGTCAGCTAGAAAAGTAGTACTAAAAAAGAAAAAATAA
- a CDS encoding DUF4330 domain-containing protein: MPIIDKKGKLFGKVNILDLFIVLLIVVLGVGALYKVKGVKQNTSLGTKELNVRLYVKEREKFSLDKIKVGDVVKEYDTGIVFGKIKNIEVKPAIKEVKTGKGEIKKAEIPERYDLYIDIDANAVVNENSIVSGNKELRVGNRLLLKTKLYVLDSTVFVIKGQDI; this comes from the coding sequence ATGCCTATTATAGATAAAAAAGGAAAATTATTCGGTAAAGTTAATATACTGGATTTATTTATAGTTTTATTAATAGTTGTCTTAGGGGTGGGGGCTTTATATAAAGTCAAAGGAGTCAAACAAAATACTTCCTTAGGTACGAAGGAATTGAATGTTAGATTATATGTTAAGGAAAGAGAAAAATTTAGTCTAGATAAAATAAAAGTTGGAGATGTTGTAAAAGAATACGATACAGGAATAGTTTTCGGTAAAATAAAAAATATAGAAGTTAAACCAGCAATCAAAGAAGTTAAAACAGGTAAAGGTGAAATAAAAAAGGCAGAAATACCAGAAAGATATGATTTGTATATAGATATTGATGCAAATGCAGTAGTTAATGAAAATTCAATAGTTTCAGGCAATAAAGAATTAAGAGTTGGAAATAGATTACTTTTAAAAACTAAGTTGTATGTTTTAGATTCTACAGTGTTTGTAATTAAAGGACAAGACATATAA
- a CDS encoding protease complex subunit PrcB family protein: MKKFGILAAILLIIVGLIFIPKIIKNEGDQDVKFKTIETSEAPTKIQELIPRYLGEERALACKVNNEIYVIVTRGEKRTAGYSVKLEKITKVDSNKNFELVAYAKYKDPKHDEMVAQIITYPVVVVKTELEKLPDKIKLEVEYED; this comes from the coding sequence GTGAAGAAATTTGGAATTTTAGCAGCTATATTATTAATAATTGTAGGGTTAATATTTATTCCCAAAATAATTAAAAACGAAGGTGATCAAGACGTGAAGTTCAAAACTATTGAAACAAGCGAAGCTCCAACTAAAATACAAGAATTAATTCCCAGGTACTTAGGAGAAGAAAGAGCTTTGGCGTGTAAAGTAAACAATGAAATATATGTAATAGTAACTAGAGGAGAAAAAAGAACCGCTGGATATTCTGTAAAGCTAGAGAAAATTACTAAAGTAGATAGTAATAAAAACTTTGAATTGGTAGCATATGCAAAATATAAAGATCCTAAACATGATGAAATGGTCGCACAAATAATTACCTATCCTGTAGTTGTAGTAAAAACAGAATTAGAAAAATTACCAGATAAAATAAAGTTAGAAGTAGAATATGAGGATTAA
- a CDS encoding glycosyltransferase has product MKVLHLISGGDTGGARTHIINLLKELQKNIDVKLICFMKGDFYEQLLNEGINIHVLEQKKRYDFSIIKRLVKEIKQEKYDIIHCHGARANFIGAIIKIFCKTPIVTTIHSDYILDFKGNFYKSVVYKNLNYIALKRMDYYIGVSNNFKEMMISRGFNKNKIFTVYNGIDTNIKMNIVDPKEFFNKYNISFKEESIKVGILARLHPVKGLDVFLKGAQKVIEKNNNVEFFIAGDGEEEENLKNMSQSLNISKNVHFLGFVKEQFSFLNAIDINTITSYSESFPYVILEGALLKKPIVSSNVGGIKDLVSDEYTGFLFEPGEYDDFAEKLNILINDNKLIHEQGENLYSKVCNQYSSESMSRNHVKIYDEILNS; this is encoded by the coding sequence ATGAAAGTATTACATTTAATTAGTGGTGGAGACACAGGTGGAGCAAGGACACATATCATAAATTTATTAAAAGAACTACAAAAAAATATAGATGTAAAGCTAATATGCTTCATGAAAGGTGATTTTTACGAACAGTTATTAAATGAAGGAATTAATATACATGTTCTTGAACAGAAAAAAAGATATGATTTTTCGATTATAAAGAGGTTAGTAAAAGAGATAAAACAAGAAAAATATGATATAATACATTGTCATGGTGCCAGGGCTAATTTTATAGGAGCAATAATAAAAATATTTTGTAAAACTCCTATTGTTACTACTATACATAGTGACTATATACTAGATTTTAAAGGTAATTTCTATAAAAGTGTAGTTTATAAAAACTTAAACTATATTGCATTAAAACGCATGGATTACTATATAGGTGTTTCAAATAACTTTAAAGAAATGATGATAAGTAGAGGATTTAATAAAAATAAAATATTTACTGTATATAATGGGATAGATACAAATATTAAAATGAATATTGTAGATCCGAAAGAGTTCTTTAATAAATATAATATCAGTTTCAAAGAAGAATCCATAAAAGTAGGTATACTAGCTAGATTACATCCAGTTAAAGGACTAGATGTATTTTTAAAAGGAGCACAAAAAGTTATTGAAAAAAATAATAATGTAGAATTTTTTATAGCTGGTGATGGAGAAGAAGAAGAAAACTTAAAAAATATGTCTCAAAGTCTTAATATAAGCAAGAATGTACACTTTTTAGGATTTGTAAAAGAACAATTTAGCTTTTTAAATGCAATAGATATTAATACAATAACTTCTTATAGTGAGAGCTTTCCATATGTTATACTAGAAGGAGCTCTTCTTAAAAAGCCTATTGTTTCCTCAAATGTAGGAGGTATAAAAGACTTGGTGTCTGATGAATATACAGGATTTTTATTTGAACCTGGAGAGTATGACGATTTTGCCGAAAAGTTAAATATTCTTATAAATGATAATAAATTAATACATGAACAAGGAGAAAATCTGTACAGCAAAGTATGCAATCAATACTCATCAGAAAGTATGTCAAGAAATCATGTTAAAATATATGATGAAATTTTAAATAGTTAG
- a CDS encoding transketolase, translating into MDNYCELKEISNKLRKNIINMIHESKSGHPGGSLSACEILTTLYFKEMKIDPKNPKWEDRDRFVLSKGHAAPVLYATLAEKGYFPKEELMKLRKIDSMLQGHPDMKGTPGVDMSTGSLGQGLSAANGIALAGKIDNKGYRVYALLGDGEVQEGMIWEAAMFSAHYKLDNLTVFLDHNGLQIDGNNEEVMNIEPIDKKFEAFGWNVIKIDGHDFKQIIKAIEKSKNLKEKPTIIIAKTVKGKGVSFMENEAGWHGNAPNDEQTNQALNELGGEI; encoded by the coding sequence ATGGATAATTATTGTGAGCTTAAAGAAATTTCAAATAAGTTACGAAAGAATATAATAAATATGATTCATGAATCTAAATCAGGTCATCCTGGTGGATCATTATCTGCATGTGAAATATTAACAACATTATACTTTAAAGAAATGAAAATAGATCCTAAAAATCCAAAATGGGAAGATAGAGATAGATTTGTTCTATCAAAAGGACATGCAGCTCCCGTGTTATATGCTACATTAGCGGAAAAGGGATACTTTCCCAAAGAAGAATTAATGAAACTTAGAAAGATAGATTCTATGTTACAAGGGCATCCTGATATGAAAGGAACACCTGGAGTAGATATGTCTACAGGATCGTTAGGACAGGGACTATCAGCTGCCAATGGAATAGCATTAGCAGGAAAAATAGATAATAAAGGTTATAGAGTTTATGCTTTATTAGGAGATGGAGAAGTTCAAGAAGGAATGATTTGGGAAGCTGCTATGTTTTCAGCTCACTATAAACTTGATAACTTAACAGTTTTTTTAGATCATAATGGACTTCAAATTGATGGAAATAATGAAGAAGTAATGAATATAGAGCCAATAGATAAAAAATTTGAAGCCTTTGGATGGAATGTTATAAAAATCGATGGACATGATTTTAAACAAATAATAAAGGCAATTGAAAAAAGCAAAAACTTAAAAGAAAAACCTACAATAATTATAGCTAAAACAGTTAAAGGAAAAGGTGTATCATTCATGGAAAATGAAGCAGGTTGGCATGGTAATGCACCAAATGATGAACAAACGAATCAGGCACTTAACGAGCTTGGGGGTGAAATCTAA
- a CDS encoding DUF4330 domain-containing protein gives MKKKFNWIDFGIIFILIAVVAAGSLYFVKKKGTVTNNVSLVPVEVTVRVEGVKKESVDVINKGNIFSDSDNNEIFGEVIDKKVEEAYDFVETSDGRIVKSKMPDRYTIYLTLKGEGQVTDDFVKLGGREVRYEGTIRLKDNITAIETKVTDIKIPNNK, from the coding sequence ATGAAAAAGAAATTTAATTGGATTGACTTTGGAATTATATTCATTTTGATAGCTGTAGTTGCAGCAGGATCACTCTATTTTGTAAAAAAGAAAGGGACAGTTACAAACAATGTAAGTTTAGTTCCTGTAGAAGTAACTGTTAGAGTTGAAGGAGTAAAGAAAGAAAGTGTTGATGTTATAAATAAAGGAAATATATTTAGTGATAGTGATAACAATGAAATTTTTGGAGAAGTTATTGATAAAAAAGTTGAAGAAGCATATGACTTTGTAGAGACTAGTGATGGAAGAATCGTAAAGAGTAAAATGCCAGATAGATATACAATATATTTGACATTAAAAGGGGAAGGACAAGTTACAGATGATTTTGTAAAACTTGGTGGAAGAGAAGTAAGATATGAAGGTACGATTAGATTAAAAGATAATATAACAGCTATAGAGACAAAAGTTACAGATATAAAAATTCCAAATAACAAATAG
- a CDS encoding Lon protease family protein: MIYDLKVPASKLKRKCKLSKFKFSNTNDVNPLKDIIGQERGVRALEFGLSIKKKGYNIFVSGISGTGRSSHSYSMASEFASKKETPDDWCYVYNFDKPDSPIALSFKSGDGIIFKKEVEDIIENLKIDFPQIFSSKDYEDKRAIVYNYFKKKIESVICELNETAKEYNFVFKQTEKGLLSIPIVNGELIKDEDIKSLPKEEVTKIKENSNELSKKTLEIVKRLREIEDVLRDKLEELDEEIAFELIYSRFNSLLQKFEDNNKVRNYIIKMQEDIILNLDEFLEDEEEEEELKNILSKNKLLEDFFKRYEVNLFINNVDRQGAPVIKESNPLYYNLLGKVEHINELGALKTDHTKIRPGSIHEANGGYLLIQAKDLITNYVSWEGLKRCLINEESKVENINKDSILAESIKPEPIPLDIKIILIGDYYTYQLLYLYDDEFKELFRIRADFDVEMDRNEENIKKIISFIANHCKEENLRPFHKSAIEEIIEYSSRLADHQKKLTTRFNRIVEIMYEADTWAEFEDVGVVKREHIKKAIDEKYYRNNKYEEKIQHMIEKENIIIDTNTWKVGEINGLAVIDLGEYSFGKPSKITASTFVGKDGIINIEREVSKSGSIHDKGVLILSGYLGEKYATKTPLSLSASITFEQSYDTIEGDSASSTELYALLSSLSGLPINQGIATTGSVNQKGIIQPIGGVNEKIEGFFKICKIKGLTGNEGVIIPYQNIENLMLSDEVIKAVRQGKFSIYAIKTIDEGIEILTGIPYGKKDENEKFPVGTISYFIQRKLNKYAKSDKS, translated from the coding sequence TTGATATATGATCTGAAAGTACCAGCTTCTAAGTTAAAAAGAAAATGTAAGTTATCCAAATTTAAATTTAGTAATACTAACGATGTTAATCCATTAAAAGATATAATAGGTCAAGAAAGAGGAGTAAGAGCACTAGAATTTGGATTATCTATAAAAAAGAAAGGTTATAATATATTTGTTTCAGGCATTTCCGGAACTGGGAGAAGTAGCCACTCATATTCAATGGCATCAGAGTTTGCTAGTAAGAAAGAAACTCCTGACGATTGGTGTTATGTGTATAACTTTGATAAACCAGATAGTCCTATAGCATTAAGTTTTAAATCAGGAGATGGGATTATATTTAAAAAAGAAGTAGAGGATATAATAGAAAATTTAAAAATAGATTTTCCACAAATATTTTCGTCTAAGGATTACGAAGATAAAAGAGCTATAGTGTATAATTATTTTAAGAAGAAGATAGAGTCAGTAATATGTGAATTAAATGAGACAGCAAAAGAATATAACTTCGTATTTAAACAAACAGAAAAAGGGTTGTTAAGTATTCCTATCGTAAATGGAGAGCTAATAAAAGATGAAGACATAAAGTCATTACCAAAAGAAGAAGTAACTAAAATAAAAGAAAATTCTAATGAACTTAGTAAAAAGACTTTAGAGATAGTAAAAAGATTAAGAGAAATAGAAGATGTGTTAAGGGATAAATTAGAAGAATTAGACGAAGAAATTGCATTCGAGCTTATTTATTCGAGATTCAACTCACTTTTACAGAAATTTGAAGACAATAATAAAGTAAGAAATTATATTATAAAGATGCAGGAGGATATAATATTAAATTTAGATGAGTTCTTAGAAGATGAAGAAGAGGAAGAAGAACTTAAAAATATATTAAGCAAAAATAAACTGCTAGAGGATTTTTTTAAAAGATATGAGGTAAATCTATTTATAAACAATGTTGATAGGCAAGGGGCACCGGTAATAAAGGAATCAAACCCTTTATATTATAACTTATTAGGTAAAGTTGAACACATAAATGAATTAGGTGCATTAAAAACAGATCATACAAAAATAAGACCAGGATCTATACATGAAGCTAATGGAGGGTATTTACTAATACAAGCGAAAGATCTTATAACCAATTATGTATCGTGGGAAGGACTTAAAAGATGTCTTATAAATGAAGAATCTAAGGTAGAAAATATAAATAAAGATAGCATATTAGCTGAGAGCATAAAACCAGAGCCTATTCCACTTGATATAAAAATAATTCTTATTGGGGATTATTACACATATCAATTACTTTATTTATATGATGATGAATTCAAAGAGCTATTTAGAATAAGAGCAGACTTCGATGTAGAAATGGATAGAAATGAAGAAAATATTAAGAAAATAATTTCTTTTATAGCTAATCATTGTAAAGAAGAAAATTTAAGACCTTTTCACAAGTCGGCAATAGAGGAAATTATAGAATATAGTTCAAGACTAGCAGATCATCAGAAAAAATTAACAACTAGATTTAATCGAATTGTTGAAATAATGTATGAGGCAGATACTTGGGCTGAATTTGAAGATGTAGGTGTTGTAAAAAGAGAACACATAAAAAAGGCCATAGATGAAAAGTATTATCGAAATAATAAATATGAAGAGAAGATCCAACACATGATAGAAAAAGAAAATATAATAATTGACACCAATACTTGGAAGGTTGGAGAGATTAACGGACTTGCGGTAATAGATTTAGGAGAATATTCATTTGGAAAACCTAGTAAAATTACAGCGTCTACATTTGTAGGTAAAGATGGAATAATAAATATAGAAAGAGAAGTATCAAAAAGTGGAAGTATTCATGATAAAGGTGTATTAATACTAAGTGGATATTTAGGAGAAAAATATGCTACCAAAACTCCATTATCACTATCTGCAAGTATTACGTTTGAGCAGTCATATGATACCATAGAAGGTGATAGTGCTTCTAGTACAGAGCTATATGCATTACTTTCTAGTCTATCCGGACTACCAATAAATCAAGGAATAGCTACTACAGGATCGGTTAATCAGAAAGGTATTATACAACCTATAGGTGGAGTAAATGAAAAGATAGAAGGTTTCTTTAAGATATGTAAAATAAAAGGATTAACTGGAAATGAGGGAG
- a CDS encoding O-antigen ligase family protein, whose translation MELRLKRDYTPFIGVLAGIIIGVLLFLFPLTTAIKIVGGLVGTILTLVSPQIGLFLLVFIIPFVSLKYTTLLYALVMGSFILNFIINPNKKFKKLPFKYSIIFFIITLVFATVSSFAFKESIKQLLIYIIAISMPFLLINLIEDKKTFKRFIMLIILASLLVSLYGLYQYKVGIALDESWVDKQLNPDLKTRVYSTLENPNVLAEYLLLTIPLGVSMLWGERNRFKKLFYLGAVGVQLLCLLLTFSRGGWVGIAIAAVVFAFFVDRRLFIVYFLAGIGLILVSPDVILTRINTITNVKDSSTSYRFPLWLATIDMIRDYIISGIGIGIGAFRAIYPNYMRLGIIAVHSHNIYLQILVETGIFGFLSFIAVVINTFRASFISYVKGIDKKFKILAIGVASGMCGLLAHGLVENVFFNGRIIITFWVIVAIALLNYKLQVETIEE comes from the coding sequence ATGGAATTAAGATTAAAAAGAGATTATACACCATTTATTGGCGTACTTGCAGGAATTATTATAGGTGTACTTTTATTTTTATTTCCTTTGACAACGGCTATTAAGATAGTTGGTGGACTTGTAGGAACAATACTGACTCTAGTCAGCCCTCAAATAGGGCTATTTTTACTGGTATTTATTATACCATTTGTATCTCTAAAGTACACCACACTATTATATGCATTAGTGATGGGATCTTTCATATTAAATTTTATTATAAATCCAAATAAAAAGTTTAAAAAATTACCTTTTAAGTACTCTATAATATTCTTCATAATAACTTTAGTATTTGCTACAGTATCATCTTTTGCATTTAAAGAAAGTATCAAGCAACTATTAATATATATAATTGCTATATCTATGCCATTTTTACTAATAAATTTGATAGAAGATAAAAAAACATTTAAGCGTTTTATAATGCTAATAATTCTAGCGTCTTTACTCGTTTCATTATATGGATTATATCAATATAAAGTTGGGATAGCTTTAGATGAAAGCTGGGTTGACAAACAGCTTAATCCAGATTTGAAAACCAGAGTATACTCAACACTTGAAAATCCAAATGTATTAGCTGAATATCTTTTACTAACAATACCACTGGGAGTATCAATGTTGTGGGGTGAAAGAAATAGATTTAAAAAGTTATTTTACTTAGGAGCTGTAGGTGTGCAACTTTTATGTCTTCTCCTTACATTTTCAAGAGGTGGATGGGTAGGCATTGCAATTGCAGCAGTTGTATTTGCATTTTTCGTAGATAGAAGGCTTTTTATAGTTTATTTTTTAGCTGGAATAGGATTAATTTTAGTATCACCAGATGTTATATTAACAAGAATTAATACTATAACCAATGTAAAAGATTCTTCTACTTCGTATAGATTCCCTCTGTGGCTTGCAACAATAGATATGATAAGGGATTATATTATATCAGGGATAGGAATAGGTATAGGTGCATTTAGAGCTATATATCCAAATTATATGAGACTAGGAATTATAGCAGTGCATTCTCATAATATATATCTTCAAATATTAGTTGAAACAGGAATTTTTGGATTTTTATCTTTTATTGCAGTAGTAATTAATACTTTTAGAGCAAGCTTTATAAGTTATGTAAAAGGAATAGATAAAAAATTCAAAATACTAGCTATAGGAGTAGCTAGTGGTATGTGTGGACTTTTAGCTCATGGACTGGTGGAGAATGTGTTTTTTAACGGAAGAATAATAATAACTTTTTGGGTGATAGTCGCTATAGCACTTTTAAATTATAAACTACAAGTTGAAACTATAGAAGAGTAG